Proteins from a genomic interval of Pseudomonas versuta:
- the hutU gene encoding urocanate hydratase, whose translation MTSTTPKSPAAFTRHREGEIRAARGTQLTAKSWMTEAPLRMLMNNLDPQVAENPTELVVYGGIGRAARNWECYDKIVESLTNLNDDETLLVQSGKPVGVFKTHSNAPRVLIANSNLVPHWATWEHFNELDAKGLAMYGQMTAGSWIYIGSQGIVQGTYETFVEAGRQHYNGSLKGKWVLTAGLGGMGGAQPLAATLAGACSLNIECQQSRIDFRLATRYVDEQAADLDDALARIAKYTAEGKAISIALCGNAAELLPEMVRRGVRPDMVTDQTSAHDPLNGYLPKGWTWEQYRDRAVTDPAAVVKAAKASMGEHVEAMLAFQKAGIPTFDYGNNIRQMAKEVGVENAFDFPGFVPAYIRPLFCRGVGPFRWVALSGDPEDIYKTDAKVKELIADDAHLHNWLDMARERISFQGLPARICWVGLGQRAKLGLAFNEMVRSGELKAPIVIGRDHLDSGSVSSPNRETESMKDGSDAVSDWPLLNALLNTASGATWVSLHHGGGVGMGFSQHSGMVIVCDGTDEAAERIARVLHNDPATGVMRHADAGYDIAIDCANEQGLNLPMING comes from the coding sequence GTGACTTCAACTACCCCTAAATCGCCTGCTGCGTTCACCCGTCATCGTGAGGGTGAAATCCGCGCTGCCCGTGGTACCCAGCTCACTGCTAAAAGCTGGATGACTGAAGCGCCGCTGCGGATGTTGATGAACAACCTCGACCCGCAAGTGGCCGAGAACCCGACCGAGCTGGTGGTGTATGGCGGTATTGGGCGGGCAGCGCGTAACTGGGAGTGCTACGACAAAATCGTCGAAAGCCTGACCAACCTCAATGACGATGAAACCTTGCTGGTGCAATCGGGCAAGCCGGTCGGCGTGTTCAAGACCCATAGCAACGCGCCGCGGGTACTGATCGCCAACTCCAACCTGGTGCCGCACTGGGCCACCTGGGAACACTTCAACGAACTCGACGCCAAAGGCCTGGCCATGTACGGCCAGATGACCGCCGGCAGCTGGATCTACATCGGCAGCCAGGGCATCGTTCAGGGCACCTACGAGACCTTCGTCGAGGCCGGTCGCCAGCATTACAACGGCAGCCTCAAAGGCAAGTGGGTATTGACTGCAGGCCTGGGCGGGATGGGCGGGGCGCAGCCACTGGCCGCTACCCTGGCCGGCGCCTGCTCGTTGAACATCGAGTGCCAGCAAAGCCGCATCGACTTCCGTCTGGCCACGCGCTATGTCGACGAGCAAGCCGCCGATCTGGATGACGCACTGGCCCGTATCGCGAAATACACCGCTGAAGGCAAGGCCATCTCCATCGCCCTGTGCGGCAACGCTGCCGAGCTGCTGCCGGAAATGGTCCGTCGTGGTGTGCGCCCGGACATGGTCACCGACCAGACCAGCGCCCACGATCCGCTCAACGGTTACCTGCCAAAAGGCTGGACCTGGGAGCAGTACCGCGACCGCGCCGTGACCGATCCGGCTGCCGTGGTCAAAGCCGCCAAGGCTTCGATGGGCGAACATGTTGAAGCCATGCTGGCGTTCCAGAAGGCCGGCATTCCAACCTTCGACTACGGCAACAATATCCGTCAGATGGCCAAGGAAGTCGGCGTCGAAAACGCCTTCGACTTCCCGGGTTTCGTGCCGGCGTACATCCGCCCATTGTTCTGCCGTGGTGTAGGGCCGTTCCGTTGGGTTGCTCTGTCGGGCGATCCTGAGGACATCTACAAAACCGATGCCAAGGTCAAAGAACTGATTGCTGACGATGCCCACCTGCATAACTGGCTGGACATGGCGCGCGAACGCATCAGCTTCCAGGGTCTGCCGGCACGTATCTGCTGGGTCGGCCTGGGCCAGCGCGCCAAGCTGGGTCTGGCGTTCAACGAAATGGTGCGTAGCGGCGAGTTGAAAGCACCGATCGTGATCGGTCGCGATCACCTGGACTCCGGTTCGGTATCAAGCCCGAACCGCGAAACCGAATCGATGAAAGATGGCTCGGATGCCGTATCCGACTGGCCACTGCTTAACGCCTTGCTCAACACCGCCAGCGGCGCGACCTGGGTGTCCTTGCACCACGGCGGCGGCGTAGGCATGGGCTTCTCGCAGCACTCGGGCATGGTGATTGTGTGTGACGGCACCGACGAAGCGGCCGAACGCATTGCCCGCGTGTTGCATAACGACCCGGCCACCGGCGTGATGCGCCATGCCGATGCCGGCTACGACATCGCCATCGACTGCGCCAATGAACAAGGCCTTAACTTGCCGATGATTAACGGCTAA
- a CDS encoding HutD family protein, with protein sequence MNELNVLRAADYPRMPWKNGGGSTEEITRDAGEGLEGFGWRLSIADIGESGGFSRFDGYQRIISVLQGAGMNLQVDGASTRALLPFDAYAFKGQSTVSCTLIDGPIRDFNLIYAPDRYTARLQWLQATTPLRFFSSARTLLVFGADEHVSVCVGNTRHEQLGRYDCLQLNDNSELLEITVTGRCCVIELSGI encoded by the coding sequence ATGAATGAGTTGAACGTATTACGCGCTGCTGATTACCCGCGCATGCCGTGGAAAAACGGCGGCGGCAGCACCGAAGAAATTACCCGTGACGCAGGCGAAGGCCTTGAAGGCTTTGGCTGGCGCCTGTCCATTGCGGATATCGGTGAATCGGGCGGGTTTTCCCGTTTCGACGGCTACCAGCGGATTATCAGCGTGCTGCAAGGTGCAGGCATGAACCTGCAGGTCGATGGCGCGAGTACCCGGGCATTGTTACCGTTCGATGCCTACGCGTTCAAAGGTCAAAGCACGGTCAGCTGTACCTTGATTGACGGGCCAATCCGTGACTTCAATCTGATCTATGCGCCTGATCGCTACACCGCCCGCCTGCAATGGCTGCAAGCGACAACACCGCTGCGTTTCTTCAGCTCGGCCCGGACCCTGCTGGTTTTCGGTGCTGATGAACACGTCAGTGTCTGTGTGGGTAACACTCGCCACGAACAACTTGGGCGTTATGACTGCCTTCAACTCAACGACAATAGTGAGTTGCTGGAAATCACTGTGACCGGTCGCTGCTGCGTGATTGAGTTGAGCGGGATTTAA
- the hutC gene encoding histidine utilization repressor produces the protein MGDSPAPLYARVKQMITQQIQSGNWPAHYRVPSESELVSQLGFSRMTINRALREMTADGLLVRMQGVGTFVAEPKTQSALFEVNNIADEIAARGHKHSCKVISLGEELAGSERAAVLDMREGQKVFHSLIVHYENEIAVQIEDRFVNAQVAPDYLKQDFTLQTPYAYLSQVAPLTEGEHIVEAILADPKECQLLQIEPGEPCLLIRRRTWSGRQPVTAARLIHPGSRHRLEGRFSK, from the coding sequence ATGGGCGATAGTCCGGCCCCGCTATACGCCCGTGTTAAGCAGATGATCACTCAGCAAATCCAGAGTGGTAACTGGCCTGCCCATTACCGCGTGCCTTCTGAAAGCGAGTTGGTCAGCCAGTTGGGCTTCAGCCGTATGACCATCAACCGTGCGCTGCGTGAAATGACCGCCGACGGCTTGCTGGTGCGCATGCAAGGCGTCGGCACCTTTGTGGCCGAGCCCAAAACCCAGTCGGCCTTGTTTGAAGTGAATAACATTGCCGATGAAATCGCTGCTCGCGGGCATAAGCATTCGTGCAAGGTCATCAGCCTGGGTGAAGAGCTCGCCGGTTCAGAGCGCGCCGCCGTACTCGACATGCGCGAAGGGCAGAAGGTGTTTCACTCATTGATCGTGCATTACGAAAACGAAATTGCCGTACAAATTGAGGACCGTTTCGTAAATGCCCAGGTGGCGCCGGATTACTTGAAGCAAGACTTCACGTTGCAAACGCCCTACGCCTATCTGTCCCAAGTGGCTCCCCTGACCGAGGGCGAGCACATAGTCGAAGCGATTCTGGCTGATCCCAAAGAGTGCCAATTGCTGCAAATCGAGCCCGGCGAGCCGTGCCTGCTGATCCGCCGCCGTACCTGGTCGGGCCGTCAGCCTGTTACCGCCGCCCGGTTGATCCACCCCGGTTCCCGCCATCGCCTGGAAGGACGCTTCAGTAAATGA
- a CDS encoding formimidoylglutamate deiminase — protein MSVFFAERALLPTGWAANVRIEVGADGRLTSIRANADAQDAERLSGPLLPGMPNLHSHAFQRAMAGLAEVAGNPDDSFWTWRDLMYRLVGKISPEQLGVIARQLYIEMLKAGYTSVAEFHYVHHDLAGQPYANPAELALRISEAARSTGIGLTLLPVLYSHAGFGGQAPNDGQRRFINSTEQYLKLQQQLTPLLAQQPAQALGLCFHSLRAVTPEQIRQVLAASDKTCPVHIHIAEQQKEVDDCLVWSGKRPIQWLYDNVEVDQRWCLVHATHADADEVGRMAQSKAVAGLCLTTEANLGDGIFPAVDYLARGGRLGIGSDSHVSLSVVEELRWLEYGQRLRDQRRNRLYRGDQPMVGRTLYDAALAGGAQAMGQPVAGLAVGQRADWLVLDGNDPYLATARDDAILNRWLFAGGDRQVRDVLVNGQWVVRDGHHADEEASCRDFTRVLRELLD, from the coding sequence ATGTCCGTCTTCTTTGCCGAGCGTGCGCTGTTACCCACAGGCTGGGCTGCCAATGTCCGAATCGAGGTAGGTGCCGATGGCCGCCTGACCAGCATCCGGGCCAATGCCGACGCGCAAGACGCCGAACGCTTGAGCGGCCCGCTGTTGCCGGGCATGCCGAACCTGCACTCTCACGCGTTCCAGCGTGCCATGGCCGGGCTGGCCGAAGTGGCGGGCAATCCTGATGACAGCTTCTGGACGTGGCGCGACCTGATGTATCGGCTGGTCGGCAAAATCAGCCCCGAGCAGCTTGGCGTCATTGCCCGCCAGCTGTATATCGAAATGCTCAAGGCCGGCTACACCTCGGTCGCCGAGTTTCATTACGTGCACCACGACCTCGCCGGCCAGCCCTATGCCAATCCGGCAGAGCTGGCGCTGCGGATCAGCGAAGCGGCACGTTCGACCGGTATTGGCCTGACCCTGCTCCCCGTGCTGTACAGCCACGCCGGTTTTGGCGGCCAGGCGCCCAATGACGGGCAGCGCCGTTTTATCAACAGCACCGAGCAGTACCTGAAGCTGCAGCAACAGTTAACACCGCTGCTGGCGCAACAACCGGCACAGGCTTTGGGCCTGTGTTTTCACTCGTTACGTGCCGTAACCCCCGAACAGATCCGCCAAGTACTGGCTGCCAGCGACAAGACCTGCCCGGTGCATATCCATATCGCCGAGCAGCAAAAGGAAGTCGACGACTGCCTGGTCTGGAGCGGCAAACGCCCTATCCAGTGGCTGTATGACAACGTAGAGGTTGATCAGCGCTGGTGCCTGGTCCATGCCACCCACGCCGATGCTGATGAAGTGGGCCGGATGGCACAAAGCAAAGCCGTGGCTGGTCTGTGCCTGACCACTGAAGCCAATCTGGGTGACGGTATTTTTCCGGCGGTGGACTACCTTGCCCGGGGCGGGCGCCTGGGGATTGGCTCGGACAGTCATGTGTCATTGAGCGTGGTCGAAGAATTGCGCTGGCTGGAATACGGCCAGCGTTTGCGTGACCAGCGCCGCAACCGGCTGTATCGCGGTGATCAGCCCATGGTCGGGCGCACCTTGTACGACGCGGCCCTGGCAGGCGGCGCACAAGCGATGGGCCAGCCGGTTGCAGGTCTGGCCGTAGGCCAGCGCGCCGACTGGCTGGTGCTCGACGGCAATGACCCCTACCTGGCCACTGCCCGGGACGACGCCATTCTCAACCGCTGGTTGTTTGCCGGTGGTGACCGTCAGGTGCGCGACGTACTGGTGAATGGCCAGTGGGTGGTCCGTGACGGCCATCATGCCGATGAAGAAGCCAGTTGCCGCGACTTCACCCGGGTATTACGCGAGCTCTTGGACTGA
- a CDS encoding RecQ family ATP-dependent DNA helicase, translating into MHNTLEQVFGYPQFRAGQEAAISAVLAGRSAAAIFPTGSGKSLCYQLPALLLPHLTLVVSPLLALMQDQLAFLQRHGIAAASIDSAQSRDDASAVMARAKAGELKILMISVERLKNERFRNFLQQVPISLLVVDEAHCISEWGHNFRPDYLKLPDYQRQFNIPQALLLTATATPNVIADMQAKFAIAEEDVITTGFYRANLNLWVEPVTGAAKRQRLVQWMGERIGQPSIVYVTLQKTAEQIAAHLNQNGISANAYHAGLPHDQREGIQRQFMGGQLNCIVATIAFGMGIDKSDIRNVVHFDLPKSIENYSQEIGRAGRDGQPSDCLVLANRDSLNVLENFVYGDTPELQGIRCVLEELRASIPEGQWEFLLGPLADQSNIRQLPLKTLLVQLELRGLIAPRYAYFAEYRFKFLIEPDALLARFEGERQQFVSAIIQTSSRARTWATVNFDTLYSQHRADRNRVVKALDYFQEKGWIELESKQMTEVYSLLVTDFDAEALSLELHEYFTAHERGEIVRIHAMLALFASDTCLSYRLAHYFGDEQAPHQCGHCSVCAGQVAHLPEPPMLAPLVDKNFEALCSAFIHRHQEFTASYPPQERLTRFLCGISVPLFTKMKARAIPGFAALENYPYAEVREWAAQHQGTGYGSVQELA; encoded by the coding sequence ATGCACAACACCCTGGAACAGGTTTTCGGTTATCCACAGTTTCGTGCCGGGCAAGAGGCGGCGATCAGTGCCGTGCTGGCCGGGCGTTCGGCGGCCGCGATTTTCCCGACGGGCTCGGGCAAGTCGCTGTGCTACCAGCTTCCCGCCTTGTTGTTGCCGCACCTGACGCTGGTGGTATCGCCCCTGCTGGCGCTGATGCAGGACCAGCTGGCGTTTTTGCAACGCCATGGCATTGCAGCCGCCAGCATTGACTCGGCGCAGAGCCGTGATGACGCCAGCGCCGTCATGGCCCGGGCCAAGGCGGGTGAATTGAAAATCCTGATGATTTCGGTGGAGCGCCTGAAGAACGAGCGTTTTCGAAACTTTTTGCAGCAGGTGCCGATTTCATTGCTGGTGGTGGACGAGGCGCACTGTATTTCCGAGTGGGGGCATAACTTCCGACCGGACTACCTGAAGCTCCCGGACTACCAGCGCCAGTTCAACATCCCGCAAGCCTTACTACTCACAGCAACGGCCACGCCCAACGTGATTGCCGACATGCAGGCCAAATTTGCGATTGCCGAGGAGGATGTCATCACCACCGGCTTCTATCGCGCCAACCTCAACCTGTGGGTCGAGCCGGTCACCGGGGCCGCCAAGCGCCAGCGTCTGGTGCAATGGATGGGTGAACGCATCGGCCAGCCGAGCATTGTGTATGTCACATTGCAAAAGACCGCCGAGCAGATCGCCGCGCATCTGAACCAGAACGGAATCAGCGCCAACGCTTATCACGCCGGTTTGCCCCACGATCAGCGCGAGGGCATTCAGCGTCAGTTCATGGGCGGGCAATTGAATTGCATCGTCGCCACCATTGCCTTTGGCATGGGCATCGATAAAAGCGACATCCGTAATGTGGTGCACTTCGACTTGCCCAAGTCGATCGAAAACTACAGTCAGGAAATCGGTCGTGCCGGGCGCGATGGCCAGCCATCGGACTGTCTGGTCCTGGCCAATCGTGACAGTCTCAACGTGCTGGAAAATTTTGTGTACGGCGACACACCCGAGTTGCAGGGCATTCGCTGTGTGTTGGAAGAACTGCGTGCCTCCATCCCTGAAGGGCAGTGGGAATTCTTGCTTGGGCCTTTGGCCGATCAGAGCAATATCCGTCAGTTACCGCTTAAGACGCTGCTGGTGCAGCTGGAATTGCGTGGCCTGATTGCACCGCGCTATGCCTATTTTGCCGAGTATCGATTCAAGTTCCTCATTGAGCCCGATGCACTGCTGGCCAGATTCGAGGGCGAGCGCCAGCAGTTTGTCTCGGCCATCATCCAGACCTCCAGTCGCGCCCGGACCTGGGCCACGGTCAATTTCGACACGCTGTACAGCCAGCACCGGGCCGACCGTAACCGGGTGGTCAAAGCACTGGATTACTTTCAGGAAAAAGGCTGGATCGAGCTTGAAAGCAAGCAGATGACCGAGGTCTACAGCCTGCTGGTGACAGATTTCGATGCCGAGGCGCTGAGCCTGGAATTGCATGAGTATTTCACGGCCCATGAGCGCGGCGAGATCGTGCGCATTCACGCCATGCTGGCATTGTTCGCCAGCGACACCTGCCTGAGTTATCGCCTGGCGCACTACTTCGGCGACGAACAGGCGCCACATCAGTGCGGGCATTGTTCGGTGTGTGCCGGGCAGGTTGCGCACTTGCCTGAGCCCCCCATGCTGGCGCCGCTTGTGGATAAAAACTTCGAAGCGCTGTGTAGTGCTTTTATCCACAGGCACCAGGAATTCACCGCAAGTTATCCCCCGCAGGAACGCCTGACCCGGTTTTTATGCGGGATCAGCGTGCCGTTGTTTACAAAGATGAAAGCGCGGGCGATTCCGGGGTTTGCGGCGTTGGAAAACTACCCCTACGCCGAAGTACGGGAATGGGCCGCGCAACATCAAGGCACAGGATATGGGTCAGTCCAAGAGCTCGCGTAA
- a CDS encoding S8 family peptidase, whose protein sequence is MLQRTTLLLLPALLLGCATAGAPPAEELDTSTFETTEYRAQKALAVVKASTLYARGGTGQNVKVALIDSGINDTLPEFQGRIADPGHDFVLKRPGTLDIKGHGTQMAGILAANKDEKGMHGMAFNAQLIPMRFGDDKEPFYFDSEIAQAWQLSYDKGARIISNSWANPIEANTNEAVIYQRLMGDSLEAAKKLVADGAVFVFSTGNEVKREPLAEPGLPALFPELEHGWIAVMALKSDGTAINQKSNYCGLAARWCIAVPGGDSGDGLLTTQQDGSYGPTIGTSPAAALVSGALAALQSRYPQMTAQQLRERLLSTANRSGIYANSEAYGQGLMDLEAASRPAP, encoded by the coding sequence ATGCTGCAACGCACCACCCTGCTGCTCCTGCCCGCGCTGCTTCTGGGCTGTGCCACAGCGGGGGCTCCTCCGGCCGAGGAACTCGATACAAGCACGTTTGAAACAACCGAATACCGTGCCCAAAAAGCTCTTGCGGTGGTTAAAGCCTCGACGCTCTATGCCCGGGGCGGCACCGGCCAGAACGTCAAGGTTGCCCTGATTGATTCGGGCATCAACGACACCCTTCCCGAGTTCCAGGGGCGCATCGCCGACCCCGGTCATGACTTTGTACTCAAGCGCCCCGGCACCCTCGATATCAAGGGTCACGGGACCCAAATGGCGGGCATTCTGGCCGCCAACAAAGACGAAAAAGGCATGCATGGCATGGCCTTCAACGCCCAACTGATCCCTATGCGCTTTGGCGACGACAAGGAACCGTTCTACTTCGACTCTGAAATCGCTCAAGCGTGGCAGCTCAGCTATGACAAGGGCGCACGGATAATCAGCAACTCATGGGCCAACCCGATAGAAGCCAACACCAATGAAGCCGTTATTTATCAACGCTTGATGGGCGACTCGCTGGAGGCTGCCAAAAAGCTGGTAGCGGACGGTGCCGTTTTCGTATTTTCCACCGGCAATGAAGTCAAACGTGAACCCCTTGCCGAGCCGGGCCTGCCAGCCCTGTTTCCAGAACTGGAACATGGCTGGATTGCTGTCATGGCCCTCAAGAGCGACGGCACCGCCATCAACCAGAAGTCCAACTACTGCGGCCTGGCGGCACGCTGGTGTATTGCAGTACCCGGGGGCGACAGCGGGGATGGCTTGCTCACCACACAGCAGGACGGCAGCTATGGACCGACCATTGGCACCTCGCCTGCTGCAGCGCTGGTCAGCGGGGCTCTGGCGGCATTACAAAGCCGTTACCCGCAGATGACTGCACAACAGTTGCGCGAGCGCTTGCTCAGCACTGCCAATCGCAGCGGCATCTATGCCAACAGCGAGGCCTACGGCCAAGGCTTGATGGATCTGGAGGCAGCTTCGCGCCCGGCCCCTTAG